One window of the Mycoplasmopsis anatis genome contains the following:
- the fba gene encoding class II fructose-1,6-bisphosphate aldolase, producing the protein MALVNAKEMLKKAKEGKYAIPHININNLEWAKAVLLTAEAEKSPVIVATSEGALKYMGGFNVVVGMVKGLVEDLKITVPVALHLDHGSYEGAKKAVEAGYTSLMFDGSHLPYEENYAKTKELVELAKKHNMSVEAEIGTIGGEEDGIVGNGELADPKQAKEMAALGIDVLAAGIGNIHGPYPASWKSLSFETLQEISKAAGIGIVLHGGSGIPTDQIKRAISEGVTKINVNTELQQANHKALRAYIESGEDLKGKNFDPRKLLKSGYEAMCQTVRDKIHEFGSNNKA; encoded by the coding sequence ATGGCATTAGTTAACGCAAAAGAAATGCTTAAAAAAGCTAAGGAAGGTAAATACGCAATTCCTCACATTAACATTAATAACCTTGAATGAGCAAAAGCGGTTTTATTAACAGCTGAAGCTGAAAAATCTCCTGTTATTGTCGCAACAAGTGAAGGTGCATTAAAATACATGGGTGGATTTAATGTAGTTGTTGGAATGGTTAAAGGACTTGTTGAAGATTTAAAAATTACTGTTCCTGTTGCTTTACACTTAGACCATGGTTCATATGAAGGTGCTAAAAAAGCTGTTGAAGCCGGTTATACCTCATTAATGTTTGACGGTTCACACTTACCATATGAAGAAAACTACGCTAAAACTAAAGAATTAGTTGAATTAGCTAAAAAACACAACATGTCAGTTGAAGCTGAAATCGGTACAATCGGTGGTGAAGAAGATGGTATTGTTGGAAATGGTGAATTAGCTGATCCAAAGCAAGCTAAAGAAATGGCAGCATTAGGAATTGATGTTTTAGCAGCCGGTATTGGAAACATTCATGGGCCATACCCAGCATCATGAAAATCTTTAAGTTTTGAAACTTTACAAGAAATTTCAAAAGCTGCTGGAATTGGAATTGTTTTACATGGTGGAAGTGGTATTCCAACTGACCAAATTAAAAGAGCTATTAGTGAAGGTGTCACAAAAATTAATGTTAACACTGAATTACAACAAGCAAACCACAAAGCATTACGTGCATATATTGAATCTGGTGAAGATCTTAAAGGAAAGAACTTTGATCCACGTAAATTGTTAAAATCTGGTTATGAAGCTATGTGTCAAACAGTTAGAGACAAAATCCACGAATTTGGTTCAAATAATAAAGCTTAA
- the nrdE gene encoding class 1b ribonucleoside-diphosphate reductase subunit alpha: MANNTKFFKEADEYLAFNALTKLNEGKDSAKNDQIAVEKYMEIHVKPKTRKFNNVHERMKYLVDNDYYEAEIVNQVTKEQLEELYKIIAEFDHHFPSFMGAVKFYNAYCLKSFDGKEYLEDYSERVLMNALFLGYGNFDDIKNILVEILSGRFQPATPTFLNAGKKQRGEFVSCYLLRVEDNMESIARGISTSLQLSKRGGGVALCLTNLREFGAPIKNIENQATGVIPVMKILEDSFSYSNQLGQRQGVGAVYLNVHHPDILSYLDTKRENADEKIRIKSLAMGVVIPDITFELAKKNEQMALFSPYDVAKVYGKTMADISITKEYYNMLNNDKIRKTFISARKLFQTIAELHFESGYPYLLFDDTVNDRNPNQGRIVMSNLCSEIVQSSSETTYDVDLTVQKLGEDICCNLGSLNIDKMMNSGEHFENSIYYSIKSLDHVSRTSDLSCAPSIQNGNKNNNALGLGAMNLHGFLATNHIYYDSPEALDFTNIFFYIVAYYSFKSSNRLAKEYGKTYKNFSTSKYADGSYFDKYTKCPIDEYVPKTDRIKEIFKDKNIYIPTQNDWINLTEEIKKYGLANAHLLAIAPTGSISYLSSCTPSLQPVVSPVEVRKEGKIGRVYSTAYKLDEDNYKYYKDGAYELGPNPYIDIVAQAQKHIDQAISLTLFMNDTATTRDLNKAYIRAYKSKCASIYYVRIRQNVLEGSENIDWSEDQKLKNMECEACKI, from the coding sequence ATGGCTAACAATACAAAATTCTTTAAAGAAGCAGATGAGTACTTGGCGTTTAATGCTTTAACAAAATTAAATGAGGGTAAAGACTCTGCGAAAAATGATCAAATAGCAGTTGAAAAATACATGGAAATTCATGTAAAGCCTAAAACAAGAAAATTTAATAACGTTCACGAGAGAATGAAATACTTAGTCGATAATGACTATTATGAAGCAGAAATAGTTAATCAAGTAACTAAAGAACAACTTGAAGAGTTATACAAAATTATTGCTGAATTCGACCATCATTTCCCTTCTTTTATGGGTGCCGTAAAGTTTTATAATGCATATTGTTTAAAATCCTTTGATGGAAAAGAATATTTAGAAGATTATTCTGAACGTGTTTTAATGAATGCTTTATTTTTGGGTTATGGTAATTTTGATGATATAAAAAATATATTAGTAGAAATTTTAAGTGGACGTTTTCAACCTGCCACACCTACATTCTTAAATGCTGGTAAAAAACAACGTGGAGAATTTGTTTCATGTTATCTCTTAAGAGTTGAAGATAATATGGAATCTATAGCTCGTGGAATTTCAACATCACTTCAATTGTCAAAACGTGGGGGTGGAGTTGCATTATGTTTAACAAATTTACGTGAATTTGGTGCTCCTATCAAGAATATTGAAAATCAAGCAACTGGTGTTATTCCAGTTATGAAGATTTTGGAAGACTCATTCTCATACTCTAATCAACTTGGCCAAAGACAAGGTGTGGGAGCGGTTTATTTAAATGTTCACCACCCTGATATTCTTTCGTACTTAGATACAAAGAGAGAAAACGCCGACGAAAAAATAAGAATTAAGTCATTAGCTATGGGAGTTGTTATACCTGATATCACATTTGAGCTAGCAAAAAAGAATGAACAAATGGCTTTATTCTCACCATACGATGTTGCGAAAGTTTACGGAAAAACAATGGCTGATATTTCAATAACTAAAGAATATTACAATATGTTAAATAACGATAAGATTCGTAAAACTTTCATTTCAGCAAGAAAACTATTCCAAACAATTGCAGAATTACATTTTGAATCTGGATATCCATATCTACTATTTGATGATACAGTAAATGATAGAAATCCAAATCAAGGACGTATAGTTATGTCTAATTTATGCTCTGAGATCGTTCAATCATCATCTGAAACAACTTATGATGTAGATTTAACTGTTCAAAAACTCGGTGAAGATATTTGTTGTAATCTAGGTTCATTGAACATTGATAAAATGATGAATTCTGGAGAGCATTTTGAAAATTCTATCTATTATTCAATTAAGTCATTAGACCACGTTTCAAGAACATCAGACTTAAGTTGTGCTCCTTCTATACAAAATGGTAACAAAAATAATAATGCATTAGGCTTAGGAGCAATGAATCTACATGGATTTTTAGCTACAAATCACATTTACTACGATTCTCCAGAAGCGCTTGACTTCACAAATATATTCTTTTATATAGTAGCCTACTATTCATTCAAGTCATCTAATAGATTAGCTAAAGAATATGGGAAAACATACAAAAACTTCTCTACTTCTAAATATGCTGATGGATCATATTTTGATAAATATACTAAATGTCCAATCGATGAATATGTTCCAAAAACAGATAGAATTAAAGAAATTTTTAAAGATAAAAATATTTATATACCAACACAAAATGACTGAATTAATTTAACTGAAGAAATTAAAAAATATGGACTTGCAAACGCTCATTTATTAGCTATAGCACCAACAGGTTCAATATCATATCTATCATCATGTACACCTTCACTTCAACCTGTCGTATCGCCAGTTGAAGTTCGTAAGGAAGGTAAAATTGGAAGAGTTTACTCAACTGCATACAAACTTGATGAAGATAACTACAAATATTATAAAGATGGTGCTTATGAACTAGGTCCTAACCCTTATATTGATATTGTTGCCCAAGCGCAAAAGCATATTGATCAAGCTATTTCATTAACTTTATTTATGAATGATACAGCAACAACAAGAGATCTAAATAAAGCATACATAAGAGCTTACAAATCAAAATGTGCTTCAATTTACTATGTTCGTATTCGCCAAAATGTGCTTGAAGGTTCGGAAAATATTGATTGATCTGAAGATCAAAAACTCAAAAACATGGAATGTGAAGCTTGCAAAATTTAA
- the nrdI gene encoding class Ib ribonucleoside-diphosphate reductase assembly flavoprotein NrdI, translating into MEKEQVLSNKIPTGEMHVVYFSSTSENTKKFCDKLGITATRIPMDMEESININRDYVLISPTYSGGLGDFKGSVPRQVIKFLNNENNRKHCVAVIGSGNTNFGDTYALAGFVLSKKLEVPLLHIFELLGTQHDVEVVREKIKKLWNK; encoded by the coding sequence ATGGAAAAAGAACAAGTATTAAGTAACAAAATACCTACAGGTGAAATGCATGTTGTGTATTTTTCTTCAACATCAGAAAACACTAAAAAGTTTTGTGATAAACTAGGTATCACTGCAACTAGAATACCTATGGATATGGAAGAATCCATTAATATTAATCGAGATTATGTTTTAATTTCACCTACATATTCAGGTGGATTAGGTGACTTTAAGGGTAGCGTGCCTAGACAAGTTATAAAATTCTTAAACAATGAAAACAATAGAAAACATTGTGTTGCTGTAATAGGTAGCGGAAATACAAATTTTGGTGATACTTATGCGTTGGCTGGATTTGTATTATCTAAAAAACTTGAAGTTCCTTTATTACACATTTTTGAACTTTTAGGAACACAACACGATGTAGAAGTTGTTAGAGAAAAAATCAAAAAATTATGAAATAAATAA